A single Phoenix dactylifera cultivar Barhee BC4 chromosome 1, palm_55x_up_171113_PBpolish2nd_filt_p, whole genome shotgun sequence DNA region contains:
- the LOC103720348 gene encoding Golgi SNAP receptor complex member 1-1-like, with protein sequence MEASSWDALRKQARKLEAQLDEQMNSYRRSVSTKPDGSENDLESGIERLLKQLQHVNSQMQTWVSSGGSEILSHTLTRHKEILQDLTQEFYRLRSSIRTKQEHASLLLDFRDFDRARLDMEEGAGSVDQALLKEQAALSRSSGQMDTVISQAQATLGTLVFQRSTFGGINNKISNFSNRVPTVNHILSAIRRKKSMDTIILSLVASVCTFLILIYWLSK encoded by the exons gCAAGGAAACTTGAAGCTCAGCTGGATGAGCAGATGAATTCATATCGTAGATCGGTTTCCACAAAACCTGATGGTTCAGAGAATGATCTTGAATCTGGAATAGAACGATTACTGAAACAACTTCAGCATGTTAATTCACAAATGCAAACCTGGGTATCTTCAGGAGGCTCAGAAATTCTTTCACATACATTAACTCGGCACAAAGAAATTCTGCAAGATCTTACTCAG GAGTTTTATCGGCTCCGCTCTAGCATCAGGACTAAGCAGGAACATGCATCACTCCTTCTAGACTTCAGGGATTTCGATAGGGCAAGATTGGATATGGAAGAGGGAGCTGGTTCTGTTGATCAGGCTCTTCTTAAAGAACAAGCAGCTCTAAGTAGAAGTTCAGGACAG ATGGATACTGTGATATCTCAAGCCCAGGCTACTTTAGGAACACTTGTTTTTCAACGCTCTACATTTGGTGGTATCAACAATAAGATAAGCAATTTTAGCAACCGAGTTCCCACG GTAAATCATATTCTCTCAGCAATTAGAAGGAAAAAATCAATGGATACCATCATTCTTTCCCTTGTTGCTTCTGTTTGTACATTTCTTATCTTGATTTACTGGCTGTCAAAATAG